The following proteins come from a genomic window of Megalobrama amblycephala isolate DHTTF-2021 linkage group LG1, ASM1881202v1, whole genome shotgun sequence:
- the LOC125249723 gene encoding uncharacterized protein LOC125249723: MKLIFGLMLLKTAACLEFNCSFNHSDPCYAALGHKLNLLMVDTSRYDLKILKIINFNSDDPVCRVKNDMMKDCDLFNNRPEVTIINGILIINGVIRADSGTYRLYLEDSYGTETSRDLQVIAEAPIGSVEVSIICSSSGVMRASCSSDGDLFLFSWTLNGDPLMDGNIIELDEGTDGNISCSVKNHVSHRQKTVSVKHCPVSVVFVLVWCFQMMFLLGLLGGFHIYMRHTSGKKQEDQQVRMSRFREGHEHTAED; the protein is encoded by the exons ATGAAGCTCATCTTTGGACTGATGCTGCTGAAAACTGCTGCAT GTCTGGAGTTTAACTGCAGTTTTAATCATTCAGATCCCTGTTACGCAGCTCTGGGACACAAACTCAATCTGCTGATGGTGGACACTAGTAGATATGACCTGAAGATACTAAAGATAATAAACTTCAACTCAGATGATCCAGTTTGTAGAGTAAAGAATGATATGATGAAGGACTGTGATCTTTTTAATAACAGACCTGAAGTGACAATCATTAATGGGATTCTGATAATAAACGGTGTGATCAGAGCAGATTCAGGGACTTACAGATTATATCTCGAAGACTCATACGGCACAGAAACATCTAGAGATCTTCAAGTGATTGCTGAAG CTCCTATTGGCTCAGTGGAAGTGTCAATCATCTGCTCCTCCAGTGGGGTGATGAGGGCGTCCTGCTCCTCTGATGGAGATCTGTTCCTCTTCAGCTGGACTCTGAATGGAGATCCACTGATGGATGGAAACATCATTGAACTGGATGAGGGAACTGATGGAAACATCAGCTGCAGCGTGAAGAACCACGTCAGTCACCGACAGAAGACTGTTAGTGTAAAACACTGTCCTG TGTCTGTGGTGTTTGTTCTGGTCTGGTGTTTTCAGATGATGTTTCTGTTGGGTCTGTTAGGAGGTTTTCACATCTACATGAGACACACGTCAG GAAAGAAGCAGGAAGATCAACAAGTGAGAATGAGCAGATTtagagaaggacatgaacacacAGCAGAAGATTGA